Proteins from a single region of Sneathiella aquimaris:
- a CDS encoding NADH-quinone oxidoreductase subunit J, giving the protein MIIATLAFYLFAILTVAAAFMVIASKNPVHSVLFLILAFFNSAGLFVLLGAEFLAMILVVVYVGAVAVLFLFVVMMLDINFSELRQGFLQYLPIGALIGLILLVELLLVVGSWSLSPEAIELATAKVTADSNLTNTEQLGSLLYTDYAYLFQAAGMILLVAMIGAIVLTHRQREGVKKQVIADQVYRRPEESMAVRKVEPGQGI; this is encoded by the coding sequence ATGATAATCGCTACTCTTGCTTTCTATCTTTTTGCCATATTGACAGTTGCCGCCGCCTTCATGGTGATTGCGTCAAAAAATCCGGTCCATTCGGTACTGTTTCTGATCTTGGCTTTCTTTAATTCAGCAGGTCTGTTTGTTCTGCTTGGCGCGGAATTCCTGGCGATGATCCTTGTGGTTGTCTATGTCGGTGCCGTTGCTGTCCTGTTCCTGTTTGTTGTGATGATGTTGGATATCAACTTCTCTGAACTTCGGCAGGGCTTCCTTCAGTATCTTCCAATCGGCGCATTGATCGGGCTTATTCTGCTTGTAGAGCTGCTTCTGGTTGTTGGTAGCTGGTCACTGTCGCCCGAAGCCATCGAGCTTGCGACAGCGAAGGTGACAGCGGATAGCAACCTTACCAATACCGAGCAATTGGGGTCGCTGCTCTATACAGATTATGCCTACCTGTTTCAGGCTGCGGGCATGATCCTGCTTGTTGCAATGATCGGGGCGATCGTTTTGACACACCGTCAACGTGAAGGTGTTAAGAAACAGGTGATTGCCGATCAGGTTTATCGTCGTCCAGAAGAGTCAATGGCGGTTCGTAAAGTCGAACCCGGCCAAGGCATTTAG
- the nuoI gene encoding NADH-quinone oxidoreductase subunit NuoI, giving the protein MGFIDKQARSLLLGEIVSGFAMTFRYMFRTKATINYPYEKGPLSPRFRGEHALRRYANGEERCIACKLCEAACPALAITIDAEPREDGSRRTTRYDIDMTKCIYCGFCQEACPVDAIVEGPNFEFATETREELFYDKAKLLANGDRWEQELAQNLNADTPYR; this is encoded by the coding sequence ATGGGCTTTATAGATAAACAGGCACGTAGTCTGCTTCTTGGGGAAATTGTCTCCGGGTTTGCCATGACGTTTCGGTATATGTTTCGGACAAAAGCGACCATCAATTACCCCTATGAAAAAGGGCCATTGAGTCCGCGTTTCCGGGGCGAGCATGCGTTGCGCCGTTACGCCAATGGGGAAGAGCGTTGCATCGCCTGTAAACTGTGCGAAGCGGCCTGTCCTGCACTGGCGATTACCATTGATGCCGAACCTCGTGAAGACGGTAGCCGCCGGACGACACGGTATGACATTGATATGACAAAGTGCATTTATTGCGGCTTCTGTCAGGAAGCCTGTCCGGTGGATGCCATTGTGGAAGGCCCAAATTTCGAGTTTGCGACTGAAACACGCGAAGAACTTTTCTATGACAAGGCAAAACTACTTGCCAACGGTGATCGGTGGGAGCAAGAGCTCGCTCAAAACCTGAACGCCGACACACCATACAGATAA
- the nuoH gene encoding NADH-quinone oxidoreductase subunit NuoH: protein MVEFWDTYLLPTLIIIGKILLIVVPMLVAMAYLTLYERKVMAGMQLRRGPNVVGLFGLLQPFADGAKLFFKETVIPSGANKVLFLMAPMITFFLSLIAWAVIPFDEGMVLSDINVGVLYLFAISSLGVYGIIISGWASNSRYPFLGALRSAAQMVSYEVSIGFVIVTVLLCVGSLNLTDIVLAQKGDFGLFSWFFVPLFPMFIVFFISILAETNRHPFDLPEAEAELVAGYQTEYSSMAFALFFLGEYVNMILMCGICVVLFMGGWLPIVDIAPFNWIPGVVWFGLKVAFLLFVFIWARAALPRYRYDQLMRLGWKVFLPLSLFWVVATAGFLVAFDKAPKDSDRMNEKVSVVIEQTLEKKI from the coding sequence ATGGTTGAGTTCTGGGATACATATCTTTTACCGACATTGATTATCATCGGTAAGATCCTGCTGATTGTTGTGCCTATGCTGGTTGCGATGGCTTATTTGACCCTGTACGAACGGAAAGTCATGGCGGGCATGCAATTGCGCCGCGGACCGAACGTTGTTGGTCTTTTTGGTCTGTTGCAGCCTTTTGCCGACGGTGCCAAACTTTTCTTCAAGGAAACTGTCATTCCATCCGGCGCGAACAAGGTTTTGTTCCTGATGGCTCCGATGATTACGTTCTTCCTGTCACTGATTGCATGGGCGGTTATCCCGTTTGATGAAGGCATGGTTCTGTCTGACATCAATGTGGGCGTTCTGTATCTGTTTGCGATTTCCTCTCTTGGTGTGTATGGCATTATCATTTCTGGTTGGGCGTCAAACTCTCGGTATCCTTTCCTTGGTGCTCTGCGCTCTGCGGCTCAGATGGTATCGTACGAAGTCTCCATTGGTTTTGTCATTGTTACCGTGTTGCTATGTGTGGGCTCGTTGAACCTTACGGACATTGTCTTGGCTCAGAAGGGTGATTTTGGACTGTTCAGTTGGTTCTTTGTACCCCTGTTCCCAATGTTCATCGTGTTTTTCATTTCAATTCTGGCAGAAACAAACCGGCACCCATTTGACCTTCCTGAAGCGGAAGCAGAATTGGTGGCAGGGTATCAAACAGAATACTCGTCCATGGCGTTCGCACTGTTCTTCCTTGGCGAATATGTGAACATGATCCTGATGTGCGGTATCTGTGTTGTCCTGTTCATGGGCGGTTGGTTGCCGATCGTGGATATTGCGCCGTTCAATTGGATTCCAGGCGTTGTCTGGTTCGGTCTGAAAGTTGCGTTCCTGTTGTTTGTCTTTATCTGGGCGCGGGCTGCGCTGCCCCGTTACAGATATGACCAGTTGATGCGTTTGGGTTGGAAAGTATTCCTCCCCCTGTCCCTGTTCTGGGTTGTTGCGACAGCAGGTTTCCTCGTGGCGTTTGATAAAGCGCCAAAGGACAGTGATAGAATGAATGAGAAGGTGTCTGTTGTTATTGAGCAGACGCTGGAAAAGAAAATTTAA
- the nuoG gene encoding NADH-quinone oxidoreductase subunit NuoG, whose product MPTLTVDGVEVTVENGATILQACEEAGAEIPRFCYHERLSIAGNCRMCLVEMEKAPKLVASCAMPAGDGMVIHTNTEKVKNGREGAMEFLLINHPLDCPICDQGGECDLQDQSMAYGSGNSRYLEHKRAVKEKNMGPLVKTTMTRCIHCTRCVRFATEVAGVDDLGALNRGENTEIVTYLEQALNSELSGNIIDLCPVGALTSKPYAFTARPWELRKTESIDVLDAVGANIRIDSKGQEVMRVLPRLNEDVNEEWLSDRSRFSYDGLKRQRLDTPYVRKEGKLQAVGWSEALSVVAEKLNATEASKVGAIAGDLACAESMKALKDLMDAFDVKNIDCRQDGAALDPSNRASYLFNTTIAGIEEADALLIVGSNPRVEAALLNARIRKRWKKGNFPIALIGEQVDLTYNHEYLGAGASTLQEVADGKHSFSEVLKKAERPMIILGQGALNRADGAAVLALAKKVADDFGLISDDWNGFNVLHTAAARVAGLDLGLTPGEGGKSVAEMLEAAASGDLDVVYLLGADEIETSKLEKAFVIYQGSHGDAGAHVADVILPGAAYTEKDALWVNTEGRPQLGNRAVYPPGDAREDWTILRALSEEAGKTLPYNSLAELRGKMVEAAPHFAQIDEITSAEWGDFGKAGNVDDAPFVNPVKDNYLTNSISRASGIMAECSAAFAADSEEGTGTNG is encoded by the coding sequence ATGCCGACACTTACAGTTGATGGTGTAGAAGTCACAGTCGAGAACGGAGCGACAATTCTGCAGGCTTGCGAAGAAGCAGGCGCAGAAATCCCCCGCTTCTGTTATCACGAGCGGTTATCGATTGCCGGTAACTGCCGCATGTGCCTTGTCGAAATGGAGAAAGCCCCGAAACTGGTGGCTTCCTGTGCGATGCCTGCCGGCGATGGTATGGTTATTCACACCAACACAGAAAAGGTAAAGAACGGTCGCGAAGGCGCGATGGAATTCTTGCTGATCAATCACCCGCTGGATTGCCCGATTTGTGATCAGGGTGGTGAATGTGATCTTCAGGATCAGTCCATGGCGTATGGTTCAGGCAACAGCCGGTATCTGGAACATAAACGCGCTGTTAAAGAAAAGAATATGGGGCCATTGGTGAAAACCACCATGACCCGCTGTATTCACTGTACGCGTTGCGTTCGTTTTGCAACGGAAGTTGCCGGTGTCGATGATCTGGGCGCTCTGAACCGCGGTGAAAATACTGAAATTGTTACGTATCTTGAACAGGCTTTGAATTCAGAACTGTCCGGGAACATCATCGATCTTTGCCCCGTCGGTGCGCTGACGTCGAAACCCTATGCGTTTACCGCCCGGCCTTGGGAACTTCGCAAAACGGAAAGCATTGACGTTCTCGATGCCGTCGGTGCCAATATCCGGATTGACTCCAAAGGTCAGGAAGTAATGCGAGTTCTTCCGCGTCTGAACGAAGATGTGAACGAAGAATGGCTGTCTGACCGGTCCCGTTTTTCATATGACGGTTTGAAACGTCAGCGTCTTGATACACCATATGTCCGCAAAGAAGGTAAATTGCAGGCTGTTGGCTGGTCCGAGGCATTGTCCGTCGTTGCTGAGAAGCTGAATGCGACAGAGGCGTCAAAAGTCGGTGCCATTGCGGGAGATCTGGCTTGCGCAGAAAGCATGAAGGCGCTTAAAGATCTGATGGATGCCTTTGATGTCAAAAATATTGACTGTCGTCAGGATGGTGCTGCTCTGGATCCGTCAAACCGGGCCTCTTATCTTTTCAATACAACAATTGCCGGAATTGAAGAGGCAGATGCTCTGTTGATCGTCGGCTCAAACCCACGGGTTGAAGCGGCACTTCTGAATGCCCGCATCCGCAAACGTTGGAAAAAAGGGAACTTCCCCATCGCATTGATCGGCGAGCAGGTCGACCTCACGTACAATCACGAGTATCTGGGAGCCGGTGCGTCTACGTTGCAGGAAGTTGCCGATGGCAAACATTCCTTTTCAGAGGTTCTGAAAAAAGCCGAGCGGCCAATGATTATCTTGGGTCAGGGCGCACTGAACAGAGCAGACGGCGCAGCGGTTTTGGCATTGGCTAAAAAGGTTGCGGATGATTTCGGTCTCATTTCTGATGATTGGAACGGATTTAACGTTCTTCATACAGCCGCAGCCCGTGTTGCAGGTCTTGATCTTGGATTAACACCGGGTGAAGGCGGTAAATCAGTGGCCGAAATGCTGGAGGCAGCAGCGAGCGGGGACCTCGACGTTGTTTACCTGCTGGGTGCAGACGAAATTGAAACGTCGAAACTGGAAAAAGCCTTCGTGATATATCAGGGTAGCCACGGTGATGCGGGTGCTCATGTGGCTGACGTGATCCTGCCTGGCGCTGCCTATACTGAAAAAGATGCCCTTTGGGTTAATACAGAAGGTCGGCCGCAACTTGGCAACCGGGCGGTTTACCCTCCTGGCGATGCGCGGGAAGATTGGACGATCCTTCGGGCGTTGTCTGAAGAAGCTGGCAAAACACTTCCCTACAATTCCCTTGCTGAATTGCGGGGTAAGATGGTGGAAGCGGCTCCTCATTTTGCGCAGATTGACGAAATTACTTCAGCGGAATGGGGTGATTTTGGTAAAGCCGGTAACGTGGATGATGCACCGTTTGTCAATCCAGTTAAAGACAACTACCTGACCAATTCCATTTCACGGGCCAGCGGTATCATGGCCGAATGTAGTGCTGCTTTTGCAGCGGACAGCGAAGAGGGGACCGGCACCAATGGTTGA
- the nuoF gene encoding NADH-quinone oxidoreductase subunit NuoF — MLKDQDRIFTNLYGQQDWRLAGAKARGVWDNTKKLMEMGQDEIIEQVKASGLRGRGGAGFPTGLKWSFMPKESDGRPNYLIVNADESEPGTCKDREIMRFDPHRLLEGCLVAGFSMRAVAAYIYIRGEFVNEAIHLNEAIQEAYADGLIGKNACGSGYDFDIYVHRGAGAYICGEETALIESLEGNKGQPRLKPPFPANVGAWGCPSTVNNVESIAVGPEILRRGADWFAGLGRPNNTGTKLFCISGHVNTPCNVEEEMGIPLRELIEKHAGGVRGGWDNLLAIIPGGSSVPLLPKSICDDVLMDFDSLREVQSGLGTAAVIVMDKSTDVIQAIERLSHFYKHESCGQCTPCREGTGWMWRMMQRLVSGDAEIEEIDMLIDVSKRIEGHTICALGDAAAWPIQGLIRHFRPLVEERIKNKKAVKAA, encoded by the coding sequence ATGCTTAAAGACCAGGATCGTATTTTTACCAACCTTTATGGACAGCAGGACTGGCGTTTGGCCGGGGCTAAAGCCAGAGGTGTTTGGGACAATACTAAAAAACTCATGGAAATGGGGCAGGACGAAATCATTGAACAGGTGAAAGCCAGTGGTCTTCGGGGCCGCGGTGGTGCGGGTTTCCCGACCGGCCTGAAATGGTCTTTCATGCCCAAGGAATCAGATGGTCGTCCGAATTATCTGATCGTTAATGCGGACGAATCTGAACCTGGTACCTGTAAGGATCGGGAAATTATGCGTTTTGATCCGCATCGGTTGCTTGAAGGGTGTCTGGTCGCTGGTTTCTCCATGCGGGCAGTGGCCGCCTACATCTATATTCGGGGCGAGTTCGTCAATGAAGCCATTCATCTGAACGAAGCCATTCAGGAAGCCTATGCAGACGGCCTGATCGGTAAAAACGCCTGCGGCAGCGGATACGATTTCGACATTTATGTTCATCGCGGAGCCGGTGCGTATATCTGCGGCGAAGAAACAGCCCTGATTGAAAGCCTTGAAGGCAATAAAGGCCAGCCACGCTTGAAACCTCCTTTTCCAGCGAATGTTGGTGCCTGGGGTTGCCCATCCACTGTGAATAATGTGGAAAGCATTGCCGTTGGTCCTGAAATTCTGCGTCGCGGTGCTGACTGGTTTGCCGGTCTTGGCCGCCCGAATAACACTGGAACAAAACTGTTTTGTATTTCCGGGCATGTGAACACCCCTTGTAATGTTGAAGAAGAGATGGGTATTCCGCTGCGTGAATTGATTGAAAAGCATGCCGGTGGTGTGCGCGGTGGATGGGATAATCTGCTGGCAATCATTCCGGGCGGCTCTTCCGTTCCTCTTCTGCCTAAAAGCATCTGCGATGATGTGCTGATGGACTTTGATAGCCTGCGCGAAGTGCAAAGTGGTCTTGGAACCGCAGCCGTTATTGTGATGGATAAATCTACGGACGTTATTCAGGCAATCGAACGCCTGTCGCATTTCTACAAGCATGAAAGCTGTGGCCAGTGCACACCGTGCCGGGAAGGAACCGGCTGGATGTGGCGCATGATGCAGCGGCTTGTGTCAGGCGATGCGGAAATTGAAGAAATCGATATGTTGATCGACGTTTCGAAACGTATTGAAGGTCATACAATCTGCGCCCTTGGTGACGCGGCTGCATGGCCAATTCAGGGTCTGATCCGTCATTTCCGCCCCTTGGTGGAAGAGCGAATCAAAAACAAGAAAGCCGTGAAAGCGGCCTGA
- the nuoE gene encoding NADH-quinone oxidoreductase subunit NuoE, with translation MSQVIKTGKAFEFTPENIEKANVFIAKYPEGRQQSAVMPLLDLAQRQNENWLSKEAIEYVGQYLDVPYMRVLEVASFYTMYNLKPVGKFFLQLCRTTPCWLRGSDNLEKVCKDKLGIGNGETTEDGKFTLLEVECLGACVNAPVIQVNDDFYEDLNAENFETLLDKLAKGDVPDHGPQIDRINSAPVGGPTTLLEKAGDA, from the coding sequence ATGAGTCAGGTCATTAAAACTGGCAAGGCGTTTGAGTTTACGCCAGAGAATATTGAAAAGGCCAATGTCTTTATCGCAAAATATCCGGAAGGTCGGCAGCAAAGTGCTGTCATGCCGCTTTTGGATCTGGCGCAACGTCAAAACGAAAATTGGCTGTCAAAAGAAGCGATCGAGTATGTCGGTCAGTATCTGGATGTTCCATATATGCGTGTTCTGGAGGTTGCGTCCTTCTACACCATGTATAACCTGAAACCTGTTGGTAAGTTCTTCCTGCAGCTTTGCCGGACAACCCCATGCTGGCTTCGCGGGTCCGATAATCTTGAGAAGGTTTGTAAAGACAAGCTTGGTATTGGAAACGGAGAAACGACAGAAGACGGAAAATTCACGCTTCTGGAAGTGGAATGTCTGGGGGCATGTGTAAATGCGCCGGTCATTCAGGTAAACGATGACTTCTACGAAGATTTGAACGCCGAGAATTTCGAAACTCTGCTTGATAAACTTGCTAAAGGCGACGTGCCGGATCACGGACCGCAGATTGATCGGATCAATTCTGCACCAGTGGGCGGTCCAACGACGTTGCTTGAAAAAGCGGGAGATGCCTGA
- a CDS encoding NADH-quinone oxidoreductase subunit D produces the protein MAEVQIKNYTLNFGPQHPAAHGVLRMVLELDGEIVERVDPHIGLLHRGTEKLIENKTYMQAMPYFDRLDYSAPMAQEHVFVLAAERLLGCDVPRRGQFIRVLYAEISRLMNHLMNVCAQAMDVGATTPMLWGFVERETLMEFYERVCGARMHGAYFRIGGVHQDMPAGLDDDIRTFIEGFPKVLNDIETLLTENRIFKQRNVDIGVVSQEEAMAWGFSGVMLRSTGLAWDIRKATPYDVYGELDFDIPVGLNGDCYDRYLMRLEEMRQSLKIMEQCLDKMPEGPVLSEDPKIAPPRRSDMKTSMEALINHFKHYTEGVRVPAGETYTAIEAPKGELGVYLVADGSSKPYRCKVRAPGFAHLQGMDFLTRGHMLADASAILGSLDIVFGEVDR, from the coding sequence ATGGCTGAAGTACAGATTAAAAACTATACGTTGAACTTTGGTCCGCAGCATCCAGCCGCCCATGGTGTTTTGCGGATGGTTCTGGAACTGGATGGCGAGATCGTTGAGCGGGTTGACCCGCATATCGGTCTTCTGCATCGCGGCACCGAAAAACTAATCGAAAACAAAACCTACATGCAGGCCATGCCGTATTTTGATCGGCTGGATTATTCCGCACCGATGGCGCAGGAGCATGTTTTTGTTTTGGCCGCCGAGCGGTTGCTCGGATGTGATGTGCCTCGCCGGGGCCAGTTCATTCGTGTTCTGTATGCGGAAATTTCTCGCTTGATGAATCACTTGATGAATGTTTGCGCACAGGCCATGGACGTTGGGGCAACAACCCCGATGCTGTGGGGGTTTGTTGAGCGTGAAACGCTGATGGAATTCTACGAGCGTGTTTGCGGTGCCCGGATGCATGGCGCCTATTTCCGGATTGGCGGCGTTCATCAGGACATGCCTGCAGGTCTTGACGACGATATTCGTACCTTTATCGAAGGCTTTCCAAAGGTTTTGAACGATATTGAAACACTGCTGACTGAAAACCGGATTTTCAAGCAGCGGAATGTTGATATTGGCGTAGTTAGCCAGGAAGAAGCTATGGCTTGGGGCTTCTCAGGCGTCATGCTGCGGTCAACAGGTCTGGCTTGGGATATTCGTAAGGCGACACCGTATGATGTATACGGTGAATTGGACTTTGATATTCCGGTGGGGCTGAACGGTGACTGTTATGACCGGTACCTGATGCGTCTGGAAGAGATGCGTCAGTCTTTGAAAATTATGGAACAGTGTCTGGATAAAATGCCTGAAGGACCTGTTTTGAGCGAAGATCCGAAGATTGCTCCTCCGCGGCGGTCCGATATGAAGACCTCCATGGAAGCTTTGATCAATCACTTTAAGCATTATACCGAAGGTGTTCGGGTGCCTGCTGGAGAGACTTACACGGCCATTGAGGCGCCGAAAGGCGAGCTTGGCGTGTATCTGGTCGCAGATGGCAGCAGCAAGCCTTATCGCTGCAAGGTGAGGGCGCCAGGATTTGCCCATCTGCAGGGCATGGACTTCCTCACACGGGGGCATATGCTGGCTGACGCATCAGCTATTCTGGGTAGTTTGGATATTGTATTTGGCGAGGTGGATCGATGA
- a CDS encoding NADH-quinone oxidoreductase subunit C translates to MENALKELGAHIAGELSSEVISTDVAHNELFIEVRADVIDKVLAFLRDDSTCKFQVLCDVCGVDYPERPLRFDVVYNLLSLSNNQRITVKVQTDARTPVPTVVPIFPTANWFEREAWDMYGIMFSDHPDLRRMLTDYGFEGHPLRKDFPLTGHVEVRYSEDEKRVVYEPVSLVQEFRKFDFQSPWEGTDYVLPGDEKATEQG, encoded by the coding sequence ATGGAAAACGCTTTAAAGGAACTTGGCGCCCACATCGCAGGTGAATTGTCATCCGAGGTGATATCGACTGACGTCGCTCATAATGAACTTTTTATTGAAGTTCGTGCGGACGTGATTGATAAAGTGCTGGCTTTCCTTCGTGATGATTCGACATGTAAGTTTCAGGTATTGTGTGATGTCTGTGGCGTCGACTATCCTGAACGCCCACTGCGTTTTGATGTGGTCTACAATTTGTTAAGCCTCAGCAACAACCAGCGGATTACTGTGAAAGTTCAAACGGACGCGCGCACGCCTGTGCCAACCGTCGTTCCGATTTTCCCGACAGCCAACTGGTTTGAACGTGAAGCATGGGATATGTACGGCATCATGTTCTCAGACCATCCGGATCTACGACGGATGCTGACGGATTATGGTTTTGAAGGCCATCCCCTTCGTAAGGATTTCCCGCTCACCGGCCATGTTGAGGTGCGGTATAGTGAAGATGAAAAACGCGTTGTTTATGAACCTGTCTCCCTGGTTCAGGAATTCCGTAAATTTGACTTCCAGAGCCCGTGGGAAGGGACCGATTATGTTCTTCCGGGTGATGAAAAAGCGACGGAGCAGGGCTAA
- a CDS encoding NuoB/complex I 20 kDa subunit family protein, whose product MEEGSPGMGVNPSTTGMPTAIPGDDQDDFFRDLSSQLDDKGYVVTQVDKLVNWARTGSLWPMTFGLACCAVEMMHAWQPRYDMERLGVVPRGSPRQADVMIVAGTLTNKMAPALRKVYDQMAEPRYVISMGSCANGGGYYHYSYSVVRGCDRIVPVDVYVPGCPPTAEALVYGIFQLQKKIRRTGTFVR is encoded by the coding sequence ATGGAAGAAGGGAGCCCTGGAATGGGAGTAAATCCTTCAACAACGGGAATGCCAACAGCAATCCCAGGAGATGATCAAGACGATTTTTTCCGGGATTTGAGCAGCCAGCTTGACGATAAAGGGTATGTTGTTACTCAAGTTGACAAATTGGTGAATTGGGCCCGTACCGGATCTCTTTGGCCGATGACTTTTGGTCTGGCCTGTTGTGCTGTTGAAATGATGCATGCATGGCAACCTCGGTACGATATGGAACGGTTGGGCGTTGTGCCGCGGGGGTCACCGCGTCAGGCTGACGTCATGATCGTCGCCGGAACGCTGACCAATAAAATGGCGCCAGCCCTTCGTAAAGTTTACGATCAGATGGCTGAGCCTCGGTATGTGATCTCAATGGGATCCTGTGCAAATGGTGGCGGCTATTATCACTATTCTTATTCGGTGGTTCGTGGATGTGATCGGATTGTTCCGGTTGATGTCTATGTTCCGGGTTGTCCTCCAACAGCAGAAGCCCTGGTTTACGGTATCTTCCAATTGCAGAAGAAGATTCGCCGGACCGGTACTTTCGTCAGATAA
- a CDS encoding NADH-quinone oxidoreductase subunit A has translation MEALLLEYLPILIFLGIAVGLSAVIVIASMIVAAQHPDAEKLSPYECGFEPFDDARNQFDVRFYLVAILFIIFDLEVAFLFPWAVSLGDVGMFGFWSMMVFLGILTIGFVYEWKKGALEWE, from the coding sequence ATGGAAGCACTACTTTTAGAATACTTGCCGATCCTGATTTTCTTGGGAATCGCCGTCGGTTTGTCCGCCGTTATCGTTATCGCTTCGATGATTGTAGCGGCTCAGCATCCTGATGCGGAAAAACTTTCTCCTTACGAATGCGGTTTTGAACCCTTCGATGATGCGCGGAATCAGTTTGACGTTCGGTTTTACCTGGTTGCCATTCTTTTCATTATTTTTGATCTGGAAGTTGCCTTCCTTTTCCCATGGGCTGTGTCCTTGGGCGATGTTGGTATGTTTGGCTTCTGGTCGATGATGGTGTTTTTGGGCATCCTGACGATCGGATTTGTTTATGAATGGAAGAAGGGAGCCCTGGAATGGGAGTAA
- a CDS encoding MarR family winged helix-turn-helix transcriptional regulator: MDDIDHIKQQWADQRPEFDTKPTELIGRLLRVSQFVSQQMENTFAKHGLNQAGFDVLATLVREGPPHSLTPNGLLARMMVTSGTMTNRIDQLEKQGLVRRQRSDRDRRSVVVTLTEKGLTVINATLEDHLITQASLVSTLNIEQRGRLTGLLKEWQKGSQIP; this comes from the coding sequence ATGGATGATATTGATCACATAAAACAACAATGGGCAGATCAAAGACCAGAGTTTGATACCAAGCCGACAGAATTAATTGGTCGCTTGTTGCGGGTCTCTCAGTTTGTTTCTCAGCAAATGGAAAACACCTTTGCAAAACACGGCTTGAACCAGGCAGGATTTGATGTCCTTGCGACTCTTGTCAGGGAAGGGCCCCCGCATTCGCTGACACCTAACGGGTTGCTTGCGCGCATGATGGTCACTTCGGGAACGATGACCAACCGGATAGACCAGCTTGAGAAGCAAGGGTTGGTGAGACGTCAACGAAGTGACAGGGACAGGCGAAGCGTGGTCGTGACCTTGACGGAAAAAGGCCTGACTGTCATCAATGCGACGCTTGAAGATCATTTGATTACGCAGGCATCCCTTGTCTCAACTCTAAATATAGAGCAGAGAGGGAGGCTCACGGGTCTGTTGAAAGAATGGCAGAAAGGTTCGCAAATTCCATAG
- a CDS encoding DMT family transporter, producing MNKNSTLLITALAPMIWGSSYIVSTQFLINLSPLTISFFRAVPAGLLLLLLVRELPKGIWIPRMFLLGALNFSIFWSLLFFAAHRLPGGVAAILGALQPFIVIFAARYFLGSPIRIWSLVAVLAGFIGVALLILTPDATLNFSGVIAGILGSVSMALGTVLSRKWHPPVSSLTFTAWQLTAGGLLLLPFLLLNPSELTEITTRNIWGLAYLGLIGGAITYVIWLRGVKLIHPSAVSILGFLSPTTATLLGWLLLEEALSGIQIVGILTILSSVFWGQYTLREKSPA from the coding sequence ATGAATAAAAACAGCACTCTTCTGATTACGGCACTCGCACCTATGATCTGGGGCAGCAGCTATATTGTTTCCACACAGTTTTTAATCAATCTAAGCCCTTTGACCATTTCGTTTTTCAGGGCTGTTCCAGCCGGCCTGTTGTTGCTGTTACTTGTGCGTGAACTCCCGAAGGGTATCTGGATCCCCAGAATGTTTTTGTTAGGAGCCTTAAACTTTTCAATTTTCTGGTCCCTGCTCTTTTTCGCAGCGCACCGTCTTCCAGGAGGCGTAGCCGCAATTCTTGGCGCACTTCAACCCTTTATCGTCATTTTTGCAGCGCGGTATTTTTTAGGAAGCCCCATCAGAATATGGTCATTGGTTGCTGTATTAGCGGGGTTTATCGGAGTTGCTCTTTTGATACTAACGCCAGATGCCACACTAAACTTTTCGGGTGTCATTGCCGGAATCCTGGGATCAGTTTCAATGGCTTTGGGCACTGTTTTAAGCCGTAAGTGGCATCCGCCGGTATCCTCCCTAACGTTTACCGCTTGGCAGTTAACTGCCGGGGGCCTTTTATTGCTCCCTTTCCTTCTTCTAAATCCCTCCGAATTAACCGAAATAACGACGAGAAATATCTGGGGATTAGCCTATCTCGGGTTGATCGGTGGGGCTATCACCTATGTCATCTGGTTGCGGGGTGTTAAACTCATTCACCCATCAGCCGTCTCTATTTTGGGATTTCTGAGCCCCACAACAGCAACTCTTCTGGGCTGGCTTCTGTTAGAAGAAGCATTAAGCGGCATACAAATCGTAGGAATACTTACTATTCTAAGCAGCGTATTCTGGGGTCAGTATACCTTGCGGGAAAAGAGCCCCGCGTAA